The DNA window TTGATGACAGGCATCGTCGAGACTTGCCAGCAAACCGGTTCCCGGCAGCAGCGGCACACCGTTTTCCAGCGCCAGAGCACGTGCCGTGTGTTTCAAGCCAAACGCGCGCATCTGTTGCGGCGCCGGGCCGATGAAACAAATGCCGTGCGCCGCGCACTGCTCGGCGAAGTCGGCATTTTCGCTCAGGAATCCGTAGCCGGGGTGAATGGCCTGTGCGCCGGTTTTTTGCGCGATGGCCAAGATTTTATCCGTGCGCAGATAGCTTTCGGCTGCTATGCCATCGCCGATGCAGTAAGCTTCATCCGCCTCGCTGACATGGCGCGACAAGGCATCGGCCTCGGTGTATACCGCCACGCTGGCGACATTCAGGCGGCGCAGCGTGCGTATGATGCGGCACGCGATCGCGCCGCGGTTGGCGATCAGTACTTTGGTGAACATACGGTTCCTCCGCTATCGGATTAATCCCAGATCAGCAAACGTATCGGTGTCGGATTGTACGCGTTACACGGATTGTTCAATTGCGGACAATTCGAGATCAATACCACGACGTCCATTTCCGCACGCATTTCGACATACTTACCGGGTGCCGAGACACCATCGGCAAACTCCAGTCCACCGGATTCCGTGACCGGCACATTCATGAAGAAATTGATGTTACTAGGCAGATCGCGCTTGCTCATGCCCAGTTGCTGGCACAACGGATCGTGCGCCAAGGCGTGCAGAAAATTATCGCGGCAACTGTGCATCGGAAATTTTTCCAGCGCATAGCGCACGGTATTGCTTTCCGCCGCACAAGCGCCGCCCAAGGTATCGTGCCGTCCGCAAGTGTCGGCGGTGATCGTGAGCATGACATTGCCAAAATTGGAATACAGCTCGCTGCCGGCCGTCAGATACAGTTTCTTCTGGCGGCTGA is part of the Gammaproteobacteria bacterium genome and encodes:
- a CDS encoding urea carboxylase-associated family protein, which encodes MNTSTQFASPLDPSQALINEICPAGEPWVKAIKRGQTFRIVDLEGNQAVDTLFYNAHDALERYSATDTISRQKKLYLTAGSELYSNFGNVMLTITADTCGRHDTLGGACAAESNTVRYALEKFPMHSCRDNFLHALAHDPLCQQLGMSKRDLPSNINFFMNVPVTESGGLEFADGVSAPGKYVEMRAEMDVVVLISNCPQLNNPCNAYNPTPIRLLIWD